The Paenibacillus macerans genome includes a window with the following:
- the hemW gene encoding radical SAM family heme chaperone HemW, with translation MSSGQPAAESAASNSEKKRAPQAVYIHIPFCTNKCFYCDFNSYVLKDQPVMDYLKALDREMELTVGQTPPGEIRTIFVGGGTPTVLNPQEMEFFLASVRKHFPRWAGGIEFTMEANPGTTDREKLAVMKAGGVNRVSFGVQAFQNELLSGIGRIHNTDDVYRSLENARAAGLDNLSIDLMFGLPNQTVEMLDYSVSRALELGLSHYSIYSLKVEENTLFHTLYQKNQLPLPSEEDELKMYLLLMERMAQAGYKQYEISNFAKPGYESRHNITYWRNEDYYGLGAGAHGYVARQRHVNIKGVNPYVEAAGQGLPRLEQFAVSREEAMEDFVMVGLRMLDGIRKEDFRAQFGAASEMDRIFARPLQKMLSAGLLEQHEDQGGYRLSRQGVLFGNEVFAEFIGALTV, from the coding sequence ATGTCAAGCGGCCAGCCGGCGGCGGAAAGCGCCGCGTCTAACAGCGAAAAAAAGCGGGCGCCGCAGGCCGTTTATATACACATTCCGTTTTGCACCAATAAATGCTTTTATTGCGACTTTAACTCCTACGTGCTGAAGGATCAGCCGGTGATGGACTATCTGAAGGCGCTGGACCGCGAGATGGAGCTGACCGTAGGCCAAACGCCGCCCGGCGAGATCCGGACGATTTTTGTCGGCGGCGGGACGCCGACCGTGCTGAATCCGCAGGAGATGGAGTTTTTCCTGGCATCGGTGCGGAAGCATTTCCCGCGCTGGGCGGGCGGTATCGAGTTTACGATGGAGGCCAATCCCGGAACGACCGACCGTGAAAAACTGGCCGTGATGAAAGCGGGCGGGGTCAACCGGGTCAGCTTCGGCGTGCAGGCGTTCCAGAACGAGCTGCTGAGCGGGATCGGCCGGATTCACAACACCGACGACGTGTACCGGAGCTTGGAGAACGCCCGCGCCGCCGGTCTTGACAATCTGTCGATCGACTTGATGTTCGGTCTGCCGAACCAGACGGTGGAAATGTTGGACTACAGCGTCTCCCGCGCGCTGGAGCTAGGGCTGTCCCACTACTCGATCTACAGCCTTAAAGTGGAAGAGAACACCCTGTTCCATACGCTGTACCAGAAAAATCAGCTGCCATTGCCAAGCGAAGAAGATGAGCTAAAAATGTATCTGCTGCTGATGGAGCGGATGGCGCAGGCGGGGTACAAGCAGTACGAGATCAGCAACTTCGCCAAGCCGGGCTACGAAAGCCGCCACAACATCACTTATTGGCGCAACGAAGACTATTACGGTTTGGGCGCGGGCGCGCACGGATATGTAGCAAGACAGCGGCACGTCAACATCAAAGGCGTGAACCCGTATGTGGAAGCGGCCGGCCAAGGCCTGCCCCGGCTGGAGCAGTTCGCTGTGTCCCGCGAGGAGGCGATGGAGGATTTCGTGATGGTCGGGCTGCGCATGCTGGACGGTATTCGCAAGGAGGACTTCCGGGCCCAGTTTGGCGCGGCTAGCGAAATGGATCGGATTTTTGCCCGGCCGCTGCAAAAAATGTTGTCGGCTGGACTCCTGGAGCAGCACGAGGATCAAGGCGGCTACCGGCTCAGCCGCCAAGGCGTGTTGTTCGGCAATGAAGTGTTTGCCGAGTTTATCGGCGCATTAACGGTATAA
- a CDS encoding N-acetyltransferase: MQAVAVCRQAKLEDVEPLFTMIDEYAKRGIMLPRSRAVLERQINDFVVAEVDGRVVGCGSLCKLGEELVEIRSLGIAEGYKGRGLGSMLVEKLVEQARKLAIPKVMALTYEVSFFVKNGFTVVDKEIFPEKVWTDCVNCAKQHCCDEIAVLKILD, encoded by the coding sequence ATGCAAGCCGTTGCCGTATGCAGACAGGCGAAACTTGAGGACGTCGAACCTCTTTTTACGATGATTGATGAATATGCCAAGAGAGGGATCATGCTGCCGCGTTCCCGCGCAGTGCTCGAACGTCAGATCAACGATTTCGTCGTCGCGGAAGTGGATGGGCGGGTCGTGGGGTGCGGCTCGCTGTGCAAGCTCGGCGAGGAGCTTGTGGAAATCCGTTCTCTCGGCATCGCCGAAGGGTACAAAGGGCGCGGCCTCGGCTCCATGCTGGTGGAGAAGCTGGTGGAGCAAGCGCGGAAGCTGGCGATACCGAAAGTGATGGCTTTGACCTATGAGGTTTCATTTTTTGTGAAAAACGGTTTTACGGTGGTAGATAAAGAAATTTTCCCGGAAAAAGTATGGACGGACTGTGTCAATTGCGCAAAGCAGCACTGCTGCGACGAAATAGCCGTGCTTAAGATACTGGACTGA
- the hrcA gene encoding heat-inducible transcriptional repressor HrcA: protein MLTERQRMILTAIVDDYIRSAEPVGSRSISKRGDVGYSPATIRNEMADLEELGFLEQPHTSAGRIPSIKGYRYYVDHLTPLNLITPEELKTLKAFFAEKLNAAEQVIQHAGTILSHMTNYTSILLGPEVFHTSLRHFGLLSLNENTAVAILVTNTGQVENKTVSIPAGVSVSEMERVVNLLNVKLAGLPIYKLKTALYNEIGQEMQRHIEHFEELMKVLDQVLDSGSDGQRLFLSGATNMLTQPEFRDVDKVKSILDLLEETPTLTKMMSSASLGSGIQVRIGTENDHEAFANCSLITATYQIEGETVGTIGILGPTRMEYGRVMRILDILSKDLSKFLSRLH from the coding sequence ATGTTAACGGAACGCCAAAGAATGATATTGACTGCGATTGTGGATGACTATATTCGATCGGCGGAGCCGGTGGGGTCCCGGAGTATTTCCAAACGTGGGGATGTCGGGTACAGCCCGGCGACGATCCGCAACGAGATGGCGGATTTGGAGGAGCTCGGTTTCTTGGAGCAGCCGCATACGTCGGCGGGACGAATACCTTCCATTAAAGGCTACCGTTACTACGTGGATCACCTGACTCCGCTTAATCTGATTACGCCGGAAGAGCTTAAAACCCTCAAGGCTTTTTTTGCCGAGAAGCTGAATGCGGCGGAACAGGTCATTCAGCATGCCGGCACGATTTTATCCCATATGACCAATTACACTTCCATCCTGCTGGGGCCGGAAGTTTTTCATACGTCTTTGCGCCATTTCGGGTTGCTGTCGCTGAACGAGAACACGGCGGTGGCGATCTTGGTCACGAATACGGGACAAGTGGAGAACAAAACCGTGTCCATTCCGGCCGGCGTATCGGTTTCGGAGATGGAAAGAGTGGTCAACCTGCTTAACGTTAAGCTTGCGGGGCTGCCGATCTACAAACTGAAAACCGCCCTTTATAACGAAATCGGTCAGGAAATGCAGCGGCATATCGAGCATTTTGAAGAGCTGATGAAGGTGCTTGATCAAGTGCTGGACAGCGGTTCGGACGGGCAGCGCCTGTTCCTGAGCGGGGCTACCAACATGCTGACGCAGCCGGAATTCCGCGATGTGGACAAAGTCAAGAGCATCCTGGATCTGCTGGAGGAGACGCCGACGTTGACGAAAATGATGTCTTCGGCATCCCTCGGCTCGGGCATTCAAGTGAGGATCGGCACGGAAAACGACCACGAAGCTTTCGCCAACTGCAGCCTGATCACCGCAACGTATCAAATTGAAGGGGAAACGGTCGGGACGATCGGTATTCTTGGGCCAACCCGGATGGAATACGGCCGGGTGATGCGAATTTTGGACATTTTATCGAAGGATTTAAGCAAATTTTTGTCCCGGCTGCATTAA
- the grpE gene encoding nucleotide exchange factor GrpE has protein sequence MNDNVKDEQNLETEENRQDEALQQEPQEQVNEDEAAGSAAEGGAALSGELAKLQAENEEYQQRLLRAQADFDNFRRRTLKEKEELGKYASAKLITELLPVIDNFERAISSAGESADTSSYAKGVEMIFRQLEGVLKAEGLTAMEAEGTPFNPEFHQAIMQVESEEYEEGIVVEVVQKGYLLKDKVLRPAMVKVSG, from the coding sequence ATGAACGATAACGTTAAAGATGAGCAAAACCTGGAAACGGAAGAGAACAGGCAGGACGAAGCGCTTCAGCAGGAGCCGCAGGAACAGGTGAACGAAGACGAAGCGGCGGGCTCCGCAGCGGAAGGCGGCGCCGCTTTGAGCGGCGAACTGGCAAAATTGCAGGCGGAGAACGAGGAATACCAGCAGCGGCTGCTTCGCGCCCAAGCCGATTTCGATAATTTCCGGCGCCGGACGTTGAAGGAAAAGGAAGAACTGGGAAAATATGCTTCCGCCAAGCTGATTACCGAGCTGCTGCCCGTGATCGATAACTTCGAAAGAGCGATCAGCTCCGCGGGCGAAAGCGCGGATACCAGCTCGTATGCGAAAGGCGTGGAAATGATTTTCCGCCAGCTCGAAGGCGTGCTGAAAGCGGAGGGACTCACTGCGATGGAAGCCGAGGGTACGCCGTTTAATCCCGAATTCCATCAGGCGATCATGCAGGTGGAATCCGAGGAATACGAGGAAGGCATTGTCGTCGAGGTCGTGCAAAAGGGATATTTGTTGAAAGACAAAGTGCTGCGCCCGGCGATGGTCAAAGTCAGCGGCTGA
- the dnaK gene encoding molecular chaperone DnaK — protein MSKVIGIDLGTTNSCVAVMEGGEAVVIPNPEGGRTTPSVVGFKKDGERIVGETAKRQAITNPDRTIISIKRHMGTNHKEAIDGKEFTPQEISAIILQKLKSDAEAYLGQPVTQAVITVPAYFNDSQRQATKDAGKIAGLEVLRIVNEPTAAALAYGLEKAEDQTILVYDLGGGTFDVSILELGDGFFEVKATSGDNHLGGDDFDQKIIDYLVEEFKKDQGIDLSKDKAAVQRLKDAAEKAKKELSGVLTTTISLPFITVVDGVPQHLEVNLTRAKFEELTADLVERTLGPTRRALSDAGLTSADIDKIVLVGGSTRIPAVQEAIKKLTGKEPHKGVNPDEVVALGAAVQAGVLTGDVKDVVLLDVTPLSLGIETAGGVFTKMIERNTTIPTSKSQVFSTYADNQPSVEIHVLQGEREMAAGNKTLGRFILGDIPLAPRGVPQIEVTFDIDANGIVNVSATDKGTGKSQKITITSSSGLSDEEIDRMMKDAELHAEEDKKRKELVEAKNNADQLIYSVDKTLKELGDKVDAAETEKANAAKDELKKAVESDNLEQIKSASEKLTEIVQQLSVKLYEQAQQAAGAAGAEGGAEGAAAGGSTRDNVVDADYEVVDDDKK, from the coding sequence ATGAGCAAAGTTATCGGTATTGACCTTGGAACGACCAACTCTTGCGTTGCGGTCATGGAAGGCGGTGAAGCCGTCGTCATTCCGAACCCGGAAGGCGGACGTACGACTCCTTCCGTCGTCGGTTTTAAGAAGGACGGCGAACGGATCGTCGGGGAAACGGCAAAACGCCAGGCGATTACAAACCCGGACCGCACGATCATCTCCATCAAAAGACATATGGGGACGAACCATAAAGAAGCCATCGACGGCAAAGAATTTACGCCGCAGGAGATTTCGGCGATCATTTTGCAGAAGCTGAAATCAGACGCCGAAGCTTATTTGGGCCAACCTGTAACCCAGGCGGTCATCACGGTTCCGGCTTATTTTAACGACAGCCAGCGTCAAGCGACGAAGGATGCCGGGAAAATCGCCGGCCTGGAAGTGCTGCGGATCGTCAACGAACCGACGGCGGCGGCGCTTGCCTACGGCCTGGAGAAAGCCGAGGATCAAACGATCCTGGTTTACGACTTGGGCGGCGGTACGTTCGACGTATCGATTCTGGAGCTGGGCGACGGCTTCTTCGAAGTTAAGGCCACCAGCGGGGACAACCACCTCGGCGGCGACGACTTCGACCAAAAGATCATCGATTATCTGGTGGAAGAGTTCAAAAAGGATCAAGGCATCGACCTCAGCAAGGACAAAGCGGCCGTTCAACGTCTGAAAGACGCCGCCGAAAAAGCGAAAAAAGAATTGTCCGGCGTGCTGACGACAACGATTTCCCTGCCGTTCATTACGGTCGTTGACGGCGTGCCGCAGCACTTGGAAGTGAACCTGACCCGCGCCAAATTCGAAGAATTGACGGCGGACCTCGTAGAGCGTACGCTTGGACCGACCCGCCGCGCGCTGAGCGATGCCGGCCTGACTTCGGCCGATATCGATAAAATCGTTCTGGTCGGCGGCTCCACGCGGATTCCGGCCGTTCAGGAAGCGATCAAGAAGCTGACCGGCAAAGAGCCGCACAAAGGCGTCAACCCGGACGAAGTCGTTGCCCTGGGCGCAGCCGTGCAAGCGGGCGTGTTGACCGGCGACGTCAAGGACGTCGTATTGCTCGACGTAACTCCGCTTTCGCTAGGGATCGAAACGGCGGGCGGCGTGTTTACGAAAATGATCGAACGCAACACGACGATCCCGACGAGTAAATCGCAAGTTTTCTCCACTTACGCGGACAATCAGCCTAGCGTGGAAATCCACGTGCTGCAAGGGGAACGCGAGATGGCCGCAGGCAACAAAACGCTCGGCCGCTTTATCCTCGGCGATATTCCGCTCGCGCCTCGCGGCGTGCCGCAAATCGAAGTTACCTTCGATATCGACGCCAACGGGATCGTTAACGTATCGGCGACGGACAAAGGCACCGGTAAAAGCCAAAAAATCACGATCACATCTTCAAGCGGCCTCAGCGACGAAGAAATCGACCGCATGATGAAAGACGCCGAGCTTCACGCCGAAGAAGACAAAAAACGCAAGGAACTGGTCGAAGCGAAAAACAACGCCGATCAGCTCATTTACAGCGTGGACAAAACGCTGAAGGAACTGGGCGATAAAGTGGACGCCGCCGAAACGGAAAAGGCGAACGCGGCGAAAGATGAGCTCAAGAAAGCGGTCGAAAGCGACAATCTGGAGCAAATCAAATCCGCTTCGGAAAAACTGACCGAGATCGTGCAGCAGCTCTCCGTCAAGCTTTACGAGCAGGCTCAGCAAGCCGCCGGGGCAGCCGGCGCCGAAGGTGGGGCAGAAGGCGCTGCGGCCGGCGGTTCGACCCGCGACAATGTCGTGGATGCCGACTATGAAGTTGTTGACGATGACAAGAAGTAA
- the dnaJ gene encoding molecular chaperone DnaJ, producing the protein MAEKRDYYEVLGVGKNAGDEEIKKAYRKLARQYHPDVNKAADAEAKFKEVKEAYDVLSDPGKRSRYDQYGHVDPNQGMGGGFSGADFGGFGDIFDMFFGGGGRRDPNAPQRGNDLQYTMTIEFEEAAFGKETDITIPRTENCDTCSGTGAKPGTKPTVCSVCHGTGQQEVVQNTPFGRMVNRRTCSACGGRGQIIKEKCPTCSGSGKVKKQRKIHVRIPAGVDDGAQLRMTGEGEGGLRGGPPGDLYIVIRVKDHEYFEREGDDVYLEVPITFAQAALGDEIEIPTLTEKVKLKIPAGTQTGTYFRLKGKGIPRLRGVGQGDQHVKVVLVTPRKLSEEQKELLRQFASLEGEHTHENEQSFFDRMKRAFRGE; encoded by the coding sequence ATGGCAGAAAAACGCGATTATTATGAAGTGCTGGGCGTCGGGAAAAACGCCGGCGATGAAGAGATCAAAAAAGCTTACCGCAAGCTGGCCCGCCAATATCACCCGGACGTAAACAAAGCGGCGGATGCGGAAGCGAAATTTAAAGAAGTGAAGGAAGCCTACGACGTGCTCAGCGATCCGGGCAAACGCTCCCGCTACGATCAATACGGACATGTGGATCCGAATCAGGGCATGGGCGGCGGATTTTCCGGCGCGGATTTTGGCGGGTTTGGCGATATTTTCGACATGTTCTTCGGCGGCGGCGGCAGACGCGACCCGAATGCGCCGCAGCGCGGGAACGATTTGCAATATACGATGACGATCGAGTTCGAGGAAGCGGCATTCGGGAAAGAGACCGATATTACGATTCCGCGTACCGAAAACTGCGATACGTGCTCCGGCACCGGCGCAAAACCGGGTACGAAACCGACGGTTTGCTCCGTCTGCCACGGAACCGGACAGCAGGAGGTCGTGCAGAACACGCCTTTCGGCCGCATGGTCAACCGGCGTACCTGTTCCGCCTGCGGCGGCCGGGGCCAGATCATCAAGGAGAAATGCCCGACCTGCTCCGGCAGCGGCAAGGTGAAGAAGCAGCGTAAAATCCACGTGCGGATTCCGGCGGGGGTTGACGACGGCGCTCAGCTGCGGATGACGGGCGAAGGGGAAGGGGGCTTGCGCGGCGGCCCTCCAGGCGACTTGTATATCGTCATCCGCGTGAAGGATCATGAGTATTTCGAGCGGGAAGGCGACGACGTTTATTTGGAAGTGCCGATTACGTTTGCGCAGGCGGCGCTGGGCGACGAGATCGAAATCCCGACGCTGACGGAAAAGGTCAAGCTGAAGATTCCGGCCGGTACGCAGACAGGCACTTATTTCCGCCTCAAAGGCAAAGGCATTCCGCGCCTGCGCGGCGTCGGCCAGGGCGACCAGCACGTCAAAGTGGTCTTGGTGACGCCTCGGAAGCTAAGCGAAGAGCAGAAAGAACTGCTGCGCCAATTCGCTTCGCTGGAAGGCGAACATACGCATGAAAATGAGCAATCGTTTTTTGACCGCATGAAACGGGCGTTCCGCGGCGAATGA
- a CDS encoding YxcD family protein, producing the protein MVLGMDEIINAICLHTADRTGVRPTDVQVELSWDEDTGYTAEVWVNGRSRYLVESNIMESIIQYVYREYGMRTFREDITLELHEEIIAIIRQDA; encoded by the coding sequence ATGGTTCTCGGCATGGATGAAATCATTAACGCAATTTGTCTCCACACCGCGGACAGGACGGGAGTCCGCCCCACCGACGTGCAGGTGGAACTAAGCTGGGACGAGGACACCGGCTATACCGCGGAAGTGTGGGTTAACGGCCGCAGCCGTTACCTGGTCGAATCCAATATCATGGAATCGATCATCCAATACGTCTACCGGGAATACGGCATGCGTACGTTTCGGGAAGATATTACGCTCGAACTGCACGAAGAAATCATCGCGATTATTCGGCAGGACGCTTAA